One segment of Panicum virgatum strain AP13 chromosome 1K, P.virgatum_v5, whole genome shotgun sequence DNA contains the following:
- the LOC120655945 gene encoding uncharacterized protein LOC120655945 codes for MRKKYAQNLKHEQKYRTARRWQIQSGSTRRGEGDGARAQLAARGEGRATAQRHGGAPAASLSSDAFSPVIRCLVIEPFPEFALNEQAGKMLLENYSSLGMRSMHGMQGYTLVSMHSSLRTSPRSYF; via the exons ATGCGAAAAAAGTATGCGCAGAATTTGAAGCATGAGCAGAAGTACAGAACAGCAAGAAGGTGGCAG ATCCAATCCGGATCGACGCGGAGAGGGGAGGGCGACGGGGCACGGGCGCagctggcggcgcgcggcgaggggcggGCGACGGCGCAGCGGCACGGTggcgcaccggcggcgagcttgTCCTCCGACGCCTTCTCACCA GTAATAAGATGCCTTGTGATTGAACCATTTCCTGAATTTGCCCTCAATGAACAAGCTGGAAAGATGCTACTTGAAAACTACTCCAGCCTTGGTATGAGGAGTATGCACGGCATGCAAG GCTATACACTGGTATCGATGCACTCAAGCCTAAGAACAAGTCCAAGGAGCTATTTCTGA
- the LOC120713396 gene encoding F-box/LRR-repeat protein At1g06630-like — MRTKHLIPNHAAGLTYAARDHAAREDFGGGDPFEGFPDAVLGLIASKLPFRSAVAASAISRRWRGAAAAAPALDIDFAAAFPAAPRRRAAFAAAATAALAPPSPHPHPLRSLRLALEGLFDQAFAAAAAGHLASWLAAAAARGLEWLELRLPRSRLAVLPPSLLSCTGLTSLTLRLDHYALPLPSLAPFTRLSRLHLASVSLTRDDDFFGDLLSHCTELRYLILEQCRIVALRLVGPSRLRSLAITDCSWTQESSLAVLEMPELRTLRYSGAMATRHIIDGDVSLDEVLLAIEKPQVKPREATLRELLTSVGNVRSLLLSPWCIEQFARAEEGLKVRLDRVRRLSCIIERREEGALSIAPLLSNCRNVEELCVSVVPSQGKRRWCSDGECRVPRGKGVTVKHLKGVSMQYIDESKSGLELVKILLKNAPALETMNIVPSMDGLEQAKFRRRVLKFRMSSQNASIQFCTAG; from the exons ATGCGCACCAAGCACCTCATCCCGAACCACGCCGCGGGGCTCACCTACGCGGCGcgcgaccacgccgcccgcgaGGACTTCGGCGGTGGCGACCCGTTCGAGGGCTTCCCAGACGCGGTGCTCGGGCTGATCGCGTCCAAGCTGCCCTTCCGGTCCGcggtcgccgcctccgccatctcgcgccggtggcgcggcgcggccgccgccgcgcccgcgctggACATCGACTTCGCCGCGGCgttccccgccgcgccgcgccgcagggCGGcgttcgcggccgccgccaccgccgcgctggcgccgccgagcccgcacccgcacccgctccGCAGCCTCCGGCTCGCGCTCGAGGGCCTCTTCGACCAggcgttcgccgccgccgcggccggccaccTCGCCTcgtggctcgccgccgccgccgctcgcggcttggagtggttggaGCTCCGCCTCCCGCGCTCCCGCCTCGCCGTGCTcccgccctccctcctctcctgcaCCGGCCTCACGTCCCTGACGCTGCGCCTCGACCACTACGCGCTCCCTCTCCCTTCGCTCGCCCCATTCACCCGCCTGtcccgcctccacctcgcgtCCGTTTCGCTCACCAGGGACGATGACTTCTTCGGGGACCTCCTCTCGCACTGCACCGAGCTCCGCTACCTCATCCTGGAACAATGCCGCATTGTTGCGCTCCGCCTTGTCGGTCCGTCGCGGCTGCGCTCGCTCGCGATCACGGACTGTTCGTGGACGCAGGAGTCGTCTCTCGCCGTCTTAGAGATGCCAGAGTTGCGCACCCTCCGTTACTCAGGTGCCATGGCAACCAGGCACATTATCGATGGCGACGTTTCTTTGGACGAAGTCCTTCTCGCCATTGAGAAGCCACAGGTGAAGCCCCGGGAGGCTACTCTCAGAGAGCTTCTCACTTCGGTTGGCAACGTACGGAGCCTTTTGCTTTCACCCTGGTGCATTGAG CAATTTGCTCGGGCGGAGGAGGGGTTGAAGGTGCGGTTAGACAGGGTGAGGCGGTTGTCATGCATAATTGAGAGGAGGGAAGAAGGTGCTTTATCCATTGCACCATTGCTCTCAAATTGCCGGAATGTTGAAGAGCTCTGTGTGTCTGTTGTG CCATCGCAGGGCAAACGGAGATGGTGTAGTGATGGAGAGTGCCGTGTGCCACGTGGTAAGGGGGTGACAGTGAAGCATCTCAAGGGAGTTAGTATGCAGTACATTGATGAGAGCAAAAGTGGATTAGAGCTGGTGAAGATCCTGCTCAAGAATGCACCAGCATTGGAGACAATGAACATCGTGCCCTCCATGGATGGCCTTGAGCAGGCCAAGTTTAGGCGCAGGGTGTTGAAGTTCAGGATGTCCTCTCAGAATGCCAGCATCCAGTTTTGCACAGCTGGATGA
- the LOC120713405 gene encoding histone acetyltransferase MCC1-like isoform X2, translating to MLDPRSEIYPTIEYRPIQPSDLEALEKIHLALFPIRYEREFFLNVVNGHGIVSWGAVDTSRSDDRRDEIIGFVTTRMIAAKDSEIEDLFRYNSSRKDLTLVYILTLGVVDSYRNLGIASSLVREVVKYAASISNCRGVYLHVISYNQPAISFYKKMLFKLVRRLPMFYYIRGQHYDSYTYLFVYYVNGGRSPCSPLAFVKMLVAKFWTKENHCNPRWTRCQESNTLLAPQSNKRIISGDNTRCHV from the exons ATGTTGGACCCGAGATCCGAAATCTACCCCACCATAGAGTATCGCCCTATCCAGCCCTCCGACCTCGAAGCTTTAGAGAAGATTCATCTAGCTCTCTTTCCCATAAG GTACGAGAGGGAGTTCTTCTTGAACGTTGTCAACGGCCATGGTATTGTTTCCTGGGGCGCTGTGGACACCAGCAGATCAGATGACCGCAGGGATGAGATAATAGGTTTTGTAACCACGAGGATGATCGCCGCAAAAGATAGTGAG ATTGAGGACTTGTTTAGGTATAACAGTTCGCGCAAAGATCTAACACTTGTGTATATATTGACGCTGGGTGTGGTGGATAGCTACAGAAACCTTGGCATAG CATCGTCACTGGTTCGAGAAGTGGTTAAATATGCAGCAAGTATATCAAATTGCAGAGGTGTTTATTTACACGTCATTTCATACAACCAACCTGCTATCAGCTTTTATAAGAAGATGTTGTTTAAGCTAGTTAGAAGGCTTCCAATGTTTTACTACATAAGAGGACAACATTATGACTCCTACACCTACTTGTTTGTGTACTACGTGAACGGTGGTCGTTCACCTTGCTCACCACT GGCTTTCGTGAAGATGCTGGTTGCCAAGTTCTGGACCAAAGAGAACCATTGTAACCCAAGATGGACCAGATGTCAGGAATCAAACACCCTCTTGGCCCCACAAAGCAATAAACGGATCATCAGCGGTGATAATACCAGATGTCATGTCTAA
- the LOC120713405 gene encoding histone acetyltransferase MCC1-like isoform X1 has protein sequence MLDPRSEIYPTIEYRPIQPSDLEALEKIHLALFPIRYEREFFLNVVNGHGIVSWGAVDTSRSDDRRDEIIGFVTTRMIAAKDSEIEDLFRYNSSRKDLTLVYILTLGVVDSYRNLGIASSLVREVVKYAASISNCRGVYLHVISYNQPAISFYKKMLFKLVRRLPMFYYIRGQHYDSYTYLFVYYVNGGRSPCSPLEIVTSFVVDFRAFVKMLVAKFWTKENHCNPRWTRCQESNTLLAPQSNKRIISGDNTRCHV, from the exons ATGTTGGACCCGAGATCCGAAATCTACCCCACCATAGAGTATCGCCCTATCCAGCCCTCCGACCTCGAAGCTTTAGAGAAGATTCATCTAGCTCTCTTTCCCATAAG GTACGAGAGGGAGTTCTTCTTGAACGTTGTCAACGGCCATGGTATTGTTTCCTGGGGCGCTGTGGACACCAGCAGATCAGATGACCGCAGGGATGAGATAATAGGTTTTGTAACCACGAGGATGATCGCCGCAAAAGATAGTGAG ATTGAGGACTTGTTTAGGTATAACAGTTCGCGCAAAGATCTAACACTTGTGTATATATTGACGCTGGGTGTGGTGGATAGCTACAGAAACCTTGGCATAG CATCGTCACTGGTTCGAGAAGTGGTTAAATATGCAGCAAGTATATCAAATTGCAGAGGTGTTTATTTACACGTCATTTCATACAACCAACCTGCTATCAGCTTTTATAAGAAGATGTTGTTTAAGCTAGTTAGAAGGCTTCCAATGTTTTACTACATAAGAGGACAACATTATGACTCCTACACCTACTTGTTTGTGTACTACGTGAACGGTGGTCGTTCACCTTGCTCACCACT GGAGATTGTAACTTCATTTGTTGTTGACTTCAGGGCTTTCGTGAAGATGCTGGTTGCCAAGTTCTGGACCAAAGAGAACCATTGTAACCCAAGATGGACCAGATGTCAGGAATCAAACACCCTCTTGGCCCCACAAAGCAATAAACGGATCATCAGCGGTGATAATACCAGATGTCATGTCTAA
- the LOC120713420 gene encoding E3 ubiquitin-protein ligase RNF14-like, which yields MSSGASSSSSPPPAGAGDGYWAAREEAAARLEAMAARPRGEDELSAEQLETNNQLQEDEVLALQAIYVDDMVILEDKAGLRSFQIFVRYPVPNGSKVLLSLCPNRTTIGTDNEGSQDVGELFYACSLKHLPPVVLTCLLPRSYPSTWAPYFTISAKWLDEPKVSYLCAMLDEIWTELQGQEVVYRWVDWLSSSSWSCISLNNSIILVPGATSDVVDERAIARKVLVGSTIPLMQDYDENRSHEIFLKSLRECGICLSENTGVNFIKLPCHHLFCMKCMKSHCTVHVKEGNLTMLTCPDTTCRSPLPPSILKSLLGDDCYTRWESFALQKLLDTMPDLVYCPRCDAACLEVDNDAQCQECFFTFCSLCKERRHVGKECVGPAERINILKEQHQKYSMTEKQLLREQREIDELLNVIEVLRNSKQCPSCKMAISKTEGCNKMTCRNCGKFFCYRCNQAISGYNHFWDGNCVLFEVTNQRRRFGLYEELDDDDEDQVELEPELPWLYPCPICGRRNEKLGTNNHILCMGCRGHYCALCRRRVLKSSKHYGPRGCQQHTDP from the exons ATGTCGAGCGGGGCCTCGTcatcgtcctcgccgccgccggcgggggccgggGACGGATATTGGGCGGCGCgggaagaggcggcggcgcggctggaggCGATGGCAGCGAGGCCTCGTGGGGAGGACGAACTCTCGGCGGAACAGTTGGAGACCAACAACCAGCTCCAGGAGGACGAG GTGTTGGCACTGCAAGCTATTTATGTGGATGATATGGTCATCTTGGAGGATAAGGCGGGTCTTCGCTCTTTTCAG ATTTTTGTGCGGTATCCAGTTCCTAATGGCAGTAAGGTCTTATTGAGTCTTTGTCCAAACAGAACTACAATTGGAACTGATAATGAGGGGAGCCAAGATGTTGGTGAACTCTTTTATGCTTGCAGCTTAAAGCATTTGCCACCTGTGGTGTTAACTTGTTTGCTGCCGCGTTCGTATCCCAGTACATGGGCTCCTTATTTTACTATATCAGCCAAGTGGTTGGATGAACCAAAAGTTTCATACCTCTGTGCCATGCTTGATGAGATTTGGACTGAGCTTCAAGGGCAAGAAGTAGTGTATAGATGGGTGGACTGGCTGAGTAGCTCTTCATGGTCGTGCATTTCTTTGAACAACAGCATAATATTAGTTCCAGGTGCAACTTCAGATGTTGTAGATGAACGTGCTATTGCAAGAAAAGTTCTTGTTGGTTCTACTATTCCTCTGATGCAAGATTATGATGAGAATAGATCTCATGAAATATTTCTGAAAAGCCTACGTGAGTGTGGAATTTGTCTTAGTGAAAATACCG GCGTAAATTTTATCAAGCTCCCATGCCACCATTTGTTTTGCATGAAGTGCATGAAGTCTCACTGTACAGTTCATGTGAAAGAAGGGAATTTAACAATGCTGACATGCCCTGATACAACTTGCCGCAGCCCCCTTCCACCGTCAATATTGAAAAGCCTTTTGGGAGATGATTGCTATACGCGATGGGAATCATTTGCGCTACAGAAACTCTTAGATACAATGCCTGATTTGGTATATTGTCCCAGGTGTGATGCTGCTTGCTTGGAGGTTGACAATGATGCTCAATGCCAAGAGTGTTTTTTCACCTTCTGCTCTTTGTGCAAAGAACGACGTCATGTGGGGAAGGAGTGTGTTGGTCCAGCAGAGAGAATTAACATTTTGAAG GAACAGCACCAGAAATATTCTATGACAGAAAAACAATTGTTGAGAGAACAGAGGGAAATAGATGAACTGTTAAATGTCATTGAAGTGCTTCGCAATTCTAAGCAATGTCCCTCTTGTAAAATGGCTATCTCAAAAACTGAAGGCTGCAACAAGATGACCTGTAGGAACTGCGGGAAATTCTTCTGCTATCGTTGCAACCAGGCAATTAGTGGATATAACCATTTCTG GGATGGAAATTGTGTGCTGTTTGAAGTCACCAATCAACGGAGACGTTTTGGACTCTATGAAGAATtagacgatgatgatgaagatcaaGTGGAGCTAGAGCCTGAATTGCCATGGCTTTATCCTTGTCCCATTTGTGGCCGCCGTAATGAAAAG CTGGGCACAAACAATCATATATTGTGCATGGGTTGCCGAGGCCACTACTGCGCGTTATGCCGGAGGAGGGTTTTGAAGAGCTCCAAACACTATGGACCGAGAGGTTGCCAGCAACACACAGATCCTTGA